The following are encoded together in the Oceanispirochaeta sp. genome:
- the cheB gene encoding chemotaxis-specific protein-glutamate methyltransferase CheB gives MRIVLVDDSMLVRGMVKTMLESLGGYDVVGEAATGKKGIEVVRQLKPDLLLMDINMPEMDGITATGILMKESPLPIVILTSEDVGSIGYMALNNGAVEVVPKPDIYQMNDPEFLENLKNILDHAVRFSSFRFQSHPTSPSAVTPMGISAAKPGRKIRIVVIGASTGGPSAVRIVLSGLPADFPVPILISQHIEEGFDGGYAEWLDESVSLKVRLAKDYDNLNAGSVLIAPATRHLLCSESSVMLDDGPRVDNQKPSVNKMFSSASKAFGAGVLGVLLTGMGRDGSLGCLDIVKGGGITLIQDEESSMIYGMPKAAVELQAASVVLPLDSIAAEIIRRVG, from the coding sequence ATGAGGATTGTGCTCGTGGATGATTCAATGCTGGTCAGAGGTATGGTGAAGACAATGCTGGAATCCCTGGGGGGCTATGATGTTGTAGGAGAAGCCGCAACCGGCAAGAAAGGGATTGAAGTCGTCCGCCAGCTTAAGCCTGATCTCCTGTTGATGGATATCAATATGCCTGAGATGGACGGCATAACAGCCACCGGGATATTGATGAAGGAAAGTCCTCTCCCCATTGTCATTTTGACCAGTGAAGATGTGGGCAGTATCGGATATATGGCGTTGAACAACGGGGCTGTCGAAGTGGTTCCCAAACCGGATATCTATCAGATGAATGATCCGGAATTTCTTGAAAATCTAAAGAATATCCTGGACCATGCCGTCCGGTTTTCATCTTTCAGATTCCAGTCTCACCCAACCAGCCCCTCCGCTGTCACACCCATGGGGATCTCCGCGGCAAAACCCGGCAGAAAAATCAGGATAGTTGTCATCGGAGCTTCCACTGGTGGCCCTTCGGCCGTCCGGATTGTGTTATCCGGCTTACCCGCAGATTTCCCGGTCCCCATTCTCATCAGTCAGCATATAGAGGAAGGATTTGACGGGGGATATGCCGAATGGCTGGATGAATCTGTATCCTTGAAAGTAAGATTGGCAAAAGATTATGATAATCTGAATGCTGGTTCCGTCCTGATTGCTCCTGCAACCCGGCATCTCCTGTGTTCTGAAAGTTCTGTCATGCTGGATGACGGTCCCAGAGTGGATAATCAGAAACCTTCGGTGAATAAAATGTTTTCATCAGCCTCCAAAGCCTTTGGAGCCGGCGTTCTGGGCGTCCTGCTGACCGGGATGGGGAGAGACGGCAGTCTCGGCTGTCTCGACATTGTAAAGGGCGGTGGAATCACACTGATCCAGGATGAAGAATCCTCAATGATTTATGGAATGCCCAAGGCTGCTGTTGAGCTTCAGGCTGCCAGTGTCGTACTTCCTCTGGACAGTATCGCTGCAGAAATAATCAGAAGAGTCGGTTGA
- a CDS encoding chemotaxis protein CheW gives MQNQDLLKKIEETHDGGRKQDNVVVIPLLKYMIINIHDHKYALHADDVREIIGGIPTFYVPFTPPYIRGFINRHGEPYTVIDLTVIFERENLDSNTYLILKRDDDHLSLLISDVLEIVKIPESDLHKITSKAQDDDYFLGSISPQEEEIFVLNLESVLKKLEADLGAV, from the coding sequence ATGCAGAATCAGGATCTATTGAAAAAAATTGAAGAGACTCACGACGGGGGACGCAAACAAGACAATGTGGTCGTCATACCTCTGCTAAAATATATGATCATTAATATTCATGACCATAAATATGCACTCCATGCTGATGATGTGAGAGAGATCATCGGTGGGATCCCCACTTTTTATGTCCCTTTTACACCGCCCTATATCCGGGGGTTCATCAACAGGCATGGAGAACCCTATACCGTGATAGACCTCACCGTCATTTTTGAACGGGAGAACCTGGATTCCAACACGTATCTGATTTTAAAAAGGGATGATGATCATCTCTCCCTGCTGATATCAGATGTCCTGGAAATTGTGAAAATTCCTGAATCTGACCTTCATAAGATCACGTCCAAAGCTCAGGATGATGACTATTTCCTGGGTTCCATTTCTCCTCAAGAGGAAGAAATATTTGTACTGAACCTGGAAAGTGTTCTAAAAAAGCTGGAGGCAGATCTTGGCGCTGTATGA
- the mprF gene encoding bifunctional lysylphosphatidylglycerol flippase/synthetase MprF produces the protein MKKKWLQLFTWIFILLIFTLACYSIYRELHAYKLKDILHEIRQVPLGKILLALVATFLSYTALTGYDVLGVKYAGKKLPYRQIAVTSYTSYFFSYNIGLSALSGSAVRYRFYTAQGLSAVEIMKVLGFCLLTFWIGLIASASFFMVFTPVQIPQLAHLPFGSTRPLGILFMSILALYLLLVMFRRKPLIIKGAEFNLPSAALVPLQLFYSLIDWVMAGLALYILLPQSLHISFPEFLGLFILAQALSVLSSVPGGVGIFESLILLFLSGKGETSQLFSSLFLYRLVYYLIPLASGMLGFLGHEIVREKEKTTRILGSLGRWMSGYFPVILSIMTFIGGGILIFSGTTPALPGRMEWIRDVVPLPLVEASHFLGSLSGLILMILALGLLNRTRASYFMTLAFFLAGSLFSLLKGLDFEEAAVLFLFFLLLLPYKKFFYRKARITADSLTLSWFVLVSIVLVSSVYLGFFSYRHVEYSHALWWKFTVRSDASRFLRASLGVVMTLLTASVYILFRTGTSHPGQTDQEGKNHIAEMIEAWGGSEASLAYLPDKYFLYYPPAVEPVKPSGFLMYGVSGKTWIAMGDPVGPDEVVRELIWKFRQETHHFDSRALFYEITPRYLPYYIELGFSLLKIGEDAIVNLEKFTMLGHDRSSMRNTLNRLNREGLTFEVLEKDQTESVLSELKTISDDWLEDKNAREKGFSLGYFNETYLCRFRTALIRDSSGKILAFSNLWESPGQKQVSIDLMRYTRNTPPGLMDYLFIRLIQWAQESGYKTFDLGMAPFSGLPDKTLAPLWNRLGSTLFKHGENFYNFQGLRQYKDKFDPHWEPRYIALQGGLTVPRTLLDLTSLINGSLMKAVKK, from the coding sequence TTGAAAAAAAAGTGGCTTCAACTCTTCACATGGATCTTTATCCTTTTGATTTTCACACTAGCCTGCTACTCCATCTACCGGGAATTGCATGCCTATAAACTCAAAGATATTCTGCATGAAATCAGACAGGTCCCACTGGGGAAAATCCTACTGGCCTTGGTTGCCACCTTTCTCTCCTATACGGCTCTCACCGGATATGATGTTCTCGGTGTCAAATATGCGGGAAAAAAATTACCTTACCGGCAGATAGCGGTCACATCTTATACCAGTTATTTTTTCAGTTACAATATTGGTCTTTCCGCTTTATCCGGAAGTGCCGTCCGTTACCGCTTTTATACGGCCCAGGGTCTTTCGGCAGTCGAGATTATGAAGGTCCTCGGATTTTGTCTTCTCACATTCTGGATTGGATTGATTGCATCTGCTTCGTTTTTTATGGTCTTCACTCCCGTTCAAATTCCCCAACTGGCACATCTTCCTTTTGGTTCAACCCGGCCGCTGGGAATTCTATTTATGTCCATTCTTGCTCTTTACCTTCTACTCGTGATGTTTAGAAGAAAACCTCTGATCATCAAGGGAGCCGAGTTCAACCTGCCCTCTGCGGCATTAGTCCCCTTACAGCTTTTCTACAGCCTGATTGACTGGGTCATGGCCGGTCTCGCCCTGTATATCCTCCTTCCCCAGTCTCTGCATATTTCTTTTCCGGAATTTCTGGGACTCTTTATCCTGGCTCAGGCTTTGTCAGTCCTAAGCAGTGTTCCAGGAGGTGTGGGTATCTTCGAATCTCTAATCCTCCTTTTCCTATCAGGAAAAGGTGAGACCAGTCAGCTCTTTTCTTCCCTCTTCCTGTACCGCCTGGTCTACTATCTCATCCCTCTCGCCTCAGGAATGCTGGGATTTCTGGGACATGAGATTGTAAGAGAAAAAGAAAAAACAACCAGGATTTTAGGGTCTCTGGGCCGATGGATGTCTGGTTATTTTCCTGTGATTCTCTCTATTATGACCTTCATCGGTGGTGGAATCCTGATTTTCTCCGGGACAACTCCCGCTCTGCCTGGAAGAATGGAATGGATTCGGGATGTCGTTCCTCTGCCCCTGGTGGAAGCCTCCCATTTCCTGGGAAGTCTCAGTGGTTTGATCCTGATGATTCTGGCTTTGGGTTTATTAAACCGGACCAGGGCTTCCTACTTTATGACCCTGGCTTTTTTTCTGGCGGGAAGCCTATTTTCTTTACTCAAAGGCTTGGATTTTGAGGAAGCGGCTGTATTATTTCTTTTTTTTCTACTTCTCCTGCCTTATAAGAAATTCTTTTACAGAAAAGCAAGGATTACAGCCGACAGCCTGACTTTATCCTGGTTTGTTCTGGTTTCCATCGTCCTGGTCTCCAGCGTCTATCTGGGTTTCTTTTCCTACCGGCATGTAGAGTACTCCCATGCCCTCTGGTGGAAATTCACCGTCCGCTCAGATGCCTCTCGTTTTCTGCGGGCCAGCCTGGGTGTAGTCATGACTCTATTAACAGCTTCTGTTTATATTCTCTTCCGTACAGGCACCAGCCATCCCGGGCAGACAGATCAGGAAGGAAAGAATCATATTGCGGAGATGATTGAGGCCTGGGGTGGTTCTGAAGCCTCTCTGGCATACCTTCCTGATAAATATTTTCTCTATTATCCTCCAGCTGTAGAACCTGTAAAACCATCGGGTTTTTTGATGTATGGGGTCAGTGGAAAAACCTGGATTGCCATGGGCGACCCTGTAGGTCCGGATGAAGTTGTCAGAGAATTGATCTGGAAGTTCCGCCAGGAAACTCATCATTTTGACAGCCGGGCTTTATTCTATGAAATTACACCACGCTATCTTCCCTATTATATAGAACTGGGTTTTTCTTTATTAAAGATTGGAGAGGATGCCATCGTCAATCTGGAGAAATTTACAATGCTGGGTCATGATAGAAGTTCAATGAGAAACACCCTAAACCGCTTGAACAGGGAAGGTTTGACCTTTGAAGTCCTGGAAAAAGACCAGACTGAGAGTGTATTGTCAGAATTGAAAACAATATCAGATGACTGGCTTGAAGATAAAAATGCCAGGGAGAAAGGCTTTTCCCTGGGGTATTTTAATGAGACCTATCTATGCCGGTTTCGAACGGCCCTCATCCGGGATTCATCGGGAAAAATATTAGCATTTTCCAATTTATGGGAATCTCCGGGTCAGAAACAGGTTTCCATAGATTTGATGCGCTATACCAGAAACACTCCTCCCGGACTCATGGATTACCTCTTCATCCGATTGATCCAATGGGCCCAGGAGTCGGGATATAAGACTTTTGATTTAGGAATGGCCCCTTTTTCAGGCTTACCCGACAAAACGCTGGCTCCCCTCTGGAACCGCCTGGGTTCTACCCTCTTCAAACATGGAGAGAATTTCTACAATTTTCAGGGATTGAGGCAGTACAAGGATAAGTTTGATCCCCATTGGGAACCCCGCTATATTGCGTTACAGGGTGGTCTGACCGTACCAAGAACTCTTCTGGATCTAACGTCCCTCATCAACGGCAGTCTTATGAAAGCTGTTAAAAAGTAG
- a CDS encoding PTS sugar transporter subunit IIA, giving the protein MAILDLISENCVKVPLIGTTKNEILRELLVQLQEAGKIDDLESIYAALLIREGQGSTGLGAGIAVPHTKTDAVKDLVLAVGISPMGVDFEALDGKPSKLFFLVLAPPEQSGMHLQVLSEIARISQSAALLRVLISSQTAGEVVEMFRE; this is encoded by the coding sequence ATGGCTATACTTGATTTGATATCAGAAAATTGTGTTAAAGTCCCGCTTATAGGTACTACAAAGAATGAAATCTTGAGAGAACTCCTGGTCCAACTGCAGGAGGCTGGCAAGATTGATGACCTGGAATCTATTTATGCGGCCCTCCTGATTCGGGAAGGTCAGGGCAGCACGGGTCTCGGTGCGGGAATTGCGGTTCCTCACACAAAGACGGATGCGGTCAAGGATCTGGTTCTGGCTGTGGGAATCAGCCCCATGGGAGTCGATTTCGAGGCTTTGGACGGCAAGCCGTCGAAACTGTTTTTTCTTGTTCTGGCTCCGCCGGAACAATCGGGGATGCATCTGCAGGTCCTTTCTGAAATTGCCAGGATCTCCCAATCCGCTGCCTTATTGCGGGTGTTGATCTCTTCCCAGACAGCCGGAGAAGTCGTCGAAATGTTCCGGGAATAG
- a CDS encoding universal stress protein, with translation MAGPIEKLMVYLDGTEESLIAAQYAVCLAKSTGASLTAMYVVNTRALNDLLRSRIFIESEEREYKRDLEEDAGRYLNHVKDLARKKGLAIETIKTSGAINSEIKHKVDELDIDLLIIGELSRIQSRRDEFYNEVERAMRSVGCSVLIVKNEDRVWSLYESLV, from the coding sequence ATGGCCGGACCCATAGAAAAGTTGATGGTCTATTTAGACGGAACAGAAGAGTCTTTAATAGCTGCTCAGTATGCGGTATGCCTTGCAAAAAGCACAGGTGCATCCCTCACTGCCATGTATGTCGTAAATACCAGGGCCTTGAACGATTTGCTGCGCTCCCGTATATTTATCGAATCGGAAGAGAGAGAATATAAGAGAGACCTTGAAGAAGATGCAGGACGATATTTAAATCATGTCAAAGATTTAGCCCGAAAGAAGGGGCTGGCCATCGAGACGATCAAGACCAGCGGGGCTATTAATTCTGAGATAAAGCATAAAGTGGATGAACTGGACATCGATTTATTGATCATCGGTGAATTATCCCGGATTCAGAGCCGGAGAGATGAGTTCTATAATGAGGTGGAACGGGCCATGCGCAGTGTGGGTTGTTCAGTGTTGATTGTTAAAAATGAAGACAGGGTCTGGTCTTTGTATGAATCTTTGGTGTAA
- a CDS encoding V-type ATP synthase subunit D yields MRQNIAPTKTNLLNLKSELKFARLGYELLDQKRNILVIELLNLVDQAVDYQDRVDKSLAQAYESLEAAALAVGKRKVLNISSAVNMETKVDISKRKIMGVSLPVVETSFVEHGPYYSPLGTSYWIDSSLEEFKKALELMGRLAELKISIIRLANEVRKTIRKVNALDKIAIPELTESVKFIVNRLEENERDMLILMKMVKQRLENRKESSNI; encoded by the coding sequence ATGCGTCAGAACATAGCGCCGACAAAAACCAATCTCCTTAATCTGAAGAGTGAGCTTAAATTTGCCCGTTTAGGCTATGAACTGCTGGATCAGAAACGAAACATCCTGGTTATTGAGCTTTTGAATCTGGTTGATCAGGCCGTGGATTATCAGGACCGGGTAGACAAGTCCCTGGCCCAGGCCTATGAATCTCTGGAAGCCGCCGCACTGGCCGTGGGGAAAAGGAAAGTTCTCAACATTTCCAGCGCCGTGAATATGGAAACAAAGGTCGATATTTCAAAAAGAAAGATCATGGGTGTTTCTCTCCCCGTTGTGGAAACCTCCTTTGTTGAACATGGACCCTATTATTCCCCTCTGGGTACGAGCTACTGGATAGATTCCAGTCTGGAGGAGTTTAAAAAGGCTCTTGAACTGATGGGCCGTCTGGCAGAATTGAAAATTTCAATTATCCGCCTTGCCAATGAGGTGCGGAAAACGATTCGAAAAGTCAATGCATTGGATAAAATCGCCATCCCCGAGCTGACCGAAAGTGTCAAGTTTATAGTAAACAGGCTCGAAGAAAATGAACGGGATATGCTGATTTTGATGAAAATGGTGAAACAAAGGCTTGAAAACAGAAAGGAAAGTTCTAACATATAA
- a CDS encoding V-type ATP synthase subunit B, which translates to MSDNNKILEERLRTGREYSGINKLDGPLLFIKNTHAVGFRELVECVDSHGNLRLGQVLDTSDDVVVVQVFSGTAGMNLPQTRVRFLGKPHTLNVTKSMLGRVFNGLGRAVDGGSEPVGDHQLDVNGQPINPTAREYPKDFIQTGISVIDGMNTLIRGQKLPIFSGNGLPHNILAAQIARQARIKGEETEFAVVFAAMGVKHDVARYFIDSFEESGVLANVALFLSLADDPSIERLSTPRSALTLAEHLAFNEGLHVLVIMTDMSNYCESLREISTLRGEIPSRKGYPGYLYSDLAELYERSGMLKGFKGSITQVPILTMPNDDISHPIPDLSGYITEGQIVFEREMNGRGIYPPVAGLPSLSRLMKDGIGEGMTRADHPHLASQLFAAYSYVKDVRNLASVIGEEELTPLDHQYMEFGENFERKFVSQGKNENRTIEETLDKGWEALSLLPAEELHRVTEEELETYYNRISDRRDHE; encoded by the coding sequence ATGAGTGATAACAACAAAATCCTAGAGGAACGTTTGAGGACCGGCCGGGAATACTCGGGAATCAACAAGCTGGACGGACCTCTTCTTTTCATAAAAAACACCCATGCCGTAGGCTTCCGGGAGCTCGTCGAGTGCGTGGATTCCCATGGAAACCTTCGTCTGGGACAGGTCCTGGATACCTCGGACGACGTCGTCGTGGTTCAGGTCTTTTCGGGAACTGCGGGGATGAATCTCCCCCAGACCCGGGTCCGGTTTCTGGGAAAACCCCATACCCTGAATGTCACAAAATCCATGTTAGGCAGGGTTTTCAATGGCCTTGGCCGGGCTGTGGACGGAGGATCTGAACCGGTCGGTGATCATCAGCTGGATGTGAATGGGCAGCCCATCAATCCCACGGCCCGGGAGTATCCCAAAGATTTTATCCAGACAGGGATTTCCGTCATTGACGGCATGAATACCCTGATCCGGGGGCAGAAATTGCCTATTTTTTCCGGGAATGGTCTGCCTCACAACATTCTGGCCGCTCAGATTGCCCGTCAGGCCAGAATCAAGGGGGAAGAAACCGAATTTGCCGTTGTCTTTGCCGCCATGGGGGTCAAGCACGATGTGGCCCGTTATTTTATCGACTCCTTTGAAGAATCGGGTGTGCTGGCAAATGTGGCCCTTTTTCTCTCCCTGGCGGATGATCCCTCCATCGAAAGGCTGAGCACTCCCCGGAGCGCCTTGACCCTGGCAGAGCATCTTGCCTTCAATGAGGGATTGCATGTCCTGGTCATCATGACGGATATGTCCAACTACTGTGAGTCCCTCCGGGAAATATCGACACTGAGAGGAGAAATCCCCTCCAGAAAGGGCTATCCCGGCTATCTCTATTCGGATCTGGCGGAACTGTATGAGCGGTCAGGAATGCTCAAGGGATTTAAGGGTTCCATCACACAGGTGCCCATTCTAACCATGCCTAATGACGATATATCCCATCCTATCCCCGACCTCTCCGGGTATATCACGGAAGGACAGATTGTTTTTGAAAGAGAGATGAACGGACGGGGAATTTATCCCCCCGTTGCGGGACTCCCTTCCCTGTCCCGGTTGATGAAGGATGGAATCGGTGAGGGGATGACCAGAGCCGATCATCCTCACCTGGCCAGCCAGCTTTTTGCGGCCTACAGTTATGTCAAGGATGTGAGGAATCTGGCTTCCGTCATCGGTGAAGAGGAGCTGACTCCCCTGGATCATCAATATATGGAATTTGGTGAAAATTTTGAAAGGAAGTTTGTGTCTCAGGGGAAAAATGAAAACCGGACCATAGAGGAAACACTGGACAAAGGCTGGGAGGCCTTGAGTCTTCTGCCTGCCGAGGAGCTCCATCGTGTCACCGAAGAGGAGCTCGAAACCTATTACAATCGGATAAGCGACAGAAGGGATCATGAATAG
- a CDS encoding V-type ATP synthase subunit A — protein sequence MTERIIGTVRRVNGPVIEAKGITDAVMLEMVNVGEARIVGEVSKLIGHTAVIQVYEDTTGLAPGDNIYGSGLPMSVELGPGLIGTIYDGIQRPLEEIYKISKEYIKRGINVPSLNREKLWEFKPHPELAPGLEMTQGMILGTVQETERIMQKILLPPGISGNLQWIIEPGNYTVDRVIAKVMTSAGEKEISLFHKWPIRKPRPTAERQPLLQPLITGQRIIDTLFPLAKGGTVAIPGGFGTGKTMTQHAIAKWCDADIIVYIGCGERGNEMTDVLTEFPKLVDPKTGESLMNRTILIANTSNMPVSAREASIYTGVTIAEYYRDQGYHVAIMADSTSRWAEALRELSGRMEEMPAEEGFPAYLPTRIAEFYERAGYMKCLSGDIGSVSIIGAVSPPGGDFSEPVTQHTKRFVRCFWGLDRQLANARHYPAISWLESYSEYLDDIIPWWEERVGPQWAEDRREMMDLLQKEVRLLQVVKLVGPDALPDTQRFVIEVCSVFKNAFLQQNAFDVIDRYSTAEKQMRMLALILIYWRRGSDAIKRGATIVKLKRMKALQDVIKMKFTIENEQIEKFDRLQARLERGLDQLGSIYE from the coding sequence ATGACGGAAAGGATTATCGGTACAGTCAGACGGGTCAACGGACCGGTCATAGAAGCTAAGGGTATCACTGATGCTGTCATGCTCGAAATGGTCAATGTCGGAGAGGCCCGCATCGTCGGTGAGGTGAGCAAGTTGATCGGCCACACCGCGGTCATTCAGGTTTATGAAGATACCACCGGGTTGGCACCGGGAGACAATATCTACGGCTCGGGGCTCCCCATGAGTGTTGAACTTGGACCGGGTCTGATCGGCACCATTTACGATGGAATTCAGCGGCCCCTGGAAGAAATATACAAAATCTCCAAAGAGTACATTAAGAGGGGGATCAATGTTCCCTCCTTGAACCGGGAGAAACTCTGGGAGTTTAAGCCCCACCCTGAATTAGCCCCGGGTCTCGAAATGACCCAGGGAATGATCCTGGGGACCGTCCAGGAGACGGAGCGGATCATGCAGAAGATACTGCTTCCCCCGGGTATTTCGGGAAACCTCCAATGGATCATTGAACCGGGAAACTACACGGTGGATAGGGTCATCGCCAAAGTCATGACCAGCGCCGGGGAGAAAGAGATTTCCCTGTTTCATAAATGGCCCATACGAAAACCCAGGCCCACCGCCGAACGTCAGCCCCTTCTTCAGCCCCTTATTACGGGTCAAAGGATCATTGATACTCTCTTTCCTCTGGCCAAGGGGGGCACCGTGGCCATTCCTGGAGGCTTCGGTACGGGGAAAACCATGACCCAGCATGCCATCGCCAAATGGTGTGATGCGGATATCATTGTCTATATCGGCTGCGGTGAACGGGGAAACGAGATGACCGACGTTCTGACGGAATTTCCCAAGCTGGTGGACCCGAAAACCGGAGAGAGTCTGATGAACCGGACCATCCTCATTGCCAACACCTCCAATATGCCTGTGTCTGCCCGGGAAGCGAGCATCTATACCGGTGTGACCATCGCCGAGTATTACAGGGATCAGGGTTATCATGTCGCCATCATGGCCGACTCCACCTCACGCTGGGCAGAAGCCCTGCGTGAACTTTCGGGACGCATGGAGGAAATGCCCGCAGAAGAGGGCTTTCCAGCCTATCTTCCGACGAGAATTGCGGAATTCTATGAACGGGCCGGGTATATGAAGTGTTTGAGCGGCGACATCGGGTCGGTTTCCATCATTGGTGCCGTTTCTCCTCCGGGAGGAGATTTTTCCGAACCTGTCACACAGCATACAAAACGCTTTGTCCGCTGTTTCTGGGGGCTGGATCGTCAGCTGGCCAATGCACGCCATTATCCGGCCATTTCCTGGCTCGAAAGCTACAGTGAATATCTTGATGATATCATTCCCTGGTGGGAAGAACGGGTGGGACCGCAATGGGCGGAAGACCGCCGGGAGATGATGGACCTGCTGCAGAAAGAGGTTCGCCTGCTCCAGGTGGTCAAGCTGGTCGGTCCCGATGCCCTGCCGGATACGCAGCGCTTTGTCATCGAAGTCTGCAGCGTCTTTAAAAATGCCTTTCTCCAGCAGAACGCTTTTGATGTCATTGACCGGTATTCTACCGCAGAAAAGCAGATGCGCATGCTCGCTCTCATTCTTATCTACTGGCGCCGGGGGAGTGATGCCATCAAACGGGGTGCCACCATCGTCAAACTGAAGCGCATGAAGGCCCTGCAGGATGTTATCAAGATGAAATTTACCATTGAGAATGAACAAATAGAAAAATTTGACAGGCTCCAGGCAAGGCTGGAACGGGGACTGGATCAACTGGGGTCAATTTATGAGTGA
- a CDS encoding V-type ATP synthase subunit E, whose protein sequence is MNDSPDLLSGISGEARKEAEQLKAEAQKNNASKLASVQVLKTRLIEESRVKGEKQAAQIRKSGDSSLAVELRRRAFKREERLNSQILKDVRRQFSNLSESPRYTEVLTGWIVEGAIGLGADHIIIHASAGTLAVLTALVLKKAEQAVADLIGKDVSISCVKDELMNEVDLLLKDQTGRLVYDNRVEARLQRYDHHIRGIIAGELLQDRN, encoded by the coding sequence ATGAATGACAGCCCAGATCTGTTGAGTGGAATAAGCGGGGAGGCAAGGAAAGAGGCCGAACAGCTTAAGGCGGAAGCTCAGAAAAATAATGCTTCAAAACTGGCTTCTGTCCAAGTGCTCAAGACCCGTCTGATTGAAGAATCCAGGGTGAAAGGGGAAAAACAGGCGGCACAGATCCGTAAGTCCGGAGACTCTTCCCTGGCTGTTGAGCTGCGGCGTAGAGCCTTTAAAAGGGAAGAACGCCTGAATTCACAGATTCTCAAGGATGTTCGCCGTCAGTTTTCCAATCTCTCAGAGTCTCCCCGCTATACAGAAGTTTTGACGGGCTGGATCGTAGAGGGAGCCATCGGACTGGGAGCAGATCATATTATCATCCATGCTTCAGCCGGTACTTTAGCTGTTCTGACAGCCCTGGTCTTGAAGAAGGCTGAACAAGCTGTGGCAGACCTTATCGGAAAGGATGTCTCTATTTCCTGTGTTAAGGATGAGCTGATGAATGAGGTGGATCTCCTTTTGAAGGATCAGACGGGACGGCTCGTCTACGATAACCGTGTTGAAGCAAGGCTTCAGAGATATGATCACCATATCCGAGGCATTATAGCCGGTGAACTTCTGCAGGATAGGAATTAA
- a CDS encoding V-type ATP synthase subunit F translates to MKYTIIGDEDTVLGFEMVGVRGRMVVNEEEAVQAFSDALEDREIGIIIICERIADLIRHQVDQYMFTMQFPLIVEIPDRNGRIEGKPGLREMVNAAIGIKL, encoded by the coding sequence ATGAAGTACACTATCATTGGAGATGAAGATACTGTTCTCGGTTTTGAAATGGTCGGAGTCCGGGGCAGGATGGTCGTTAACGAAGAAGAAGCTGTTCAGGCCTTTTCTGATGCACTGGAAGACCGGGAGATCGGTATCATCATTATTTGTGAAAGAATCGCCGATCTGATACGGCATCAGGTCGATCAATACATGTTTACCATGCAGTTTCCTCTGATTGTAGAGATTCCCGACAGGAATGGAAGAATCGAGGGAAAACCGGGATTACGGGAAATGGTGAATGCCGCCATTGGAATAAAGTTATGA
- a CDS encoding ATP synthase subunit C, with protein MNAQSKFKRLVSLRMMFMLVIMAILFLLSVSGVFAQTAEAATVPTVAPEVQKFGLIAAAIAFGMGAIGAGIAISSVGAAAMGAIGEKPEIAGQALIFIALAEGLVVFGFITALMILGKI; from the coding sequence ATGAATGCACAGTCAAAATTTAAGCGGCTGGTTTCTCTGAGGATGATGTTTATGCTGGTCATCATGGCCATCCTGTTCCTGCTTTCGGTGAGTGGCGTTTTTGCACAGACTGCCGAGGCGGCAACGGTTCCAACAGTGGCGCCGGAGGTCCAGAAGTTCGGTCTTATTGCCGCGGCTATTGCCTTTGGAATGGGTGCTATCGGTGCGGGCATTGCCATCAGCAGTGTCGGTGCGGCCGCCATGGGTGCCATTGGTGAAAAACCGGAGATTGCCGGACAGGCTCTGATCTTCATTGCCCTGGCAGAAGGTCTTGTCGTCTTTGGATTTATTACGGCTTTGATGATTCTGGGAAAGATTTAA